The Paenibacillus sophorae genome has a segment encoding these proteins:
- a CDS encoding aminopeptidase, with translation MNDKIAAASRKMLADCLGLRVGESLLVVADDGKQMLGEAVRAAGTSLGAEAVLMVMSERTKSGEEPPKAVASAMEATDAVVCITEYSLTHTAARKRAAAAGARVATMPGVTEDMFLNGAITADYLKVKALTDTLTAKLSESRSVRIEKAGHSLSFSIEGRNGVPSTGLYLLPGESGNLPSGEAYIAPVEGTAAGSLLADGSVAGYGPLASPLLLTVEQGRLTAAEGDGADALLSMLGEGDGRLLGEFGIGTNDKARITGVVLEDEKVYGTIHIAFGNNHTFGGQVSAGVHIDIVVKEPDVYLDGRLVIAAGKLV, from the coding sequence ATGAACGATAAAATTGCTGCGGCAAGCCGAAAGATGCTGGCCGATTGTTTAGGGCTGCGCGTCGGCGAATCTTTGCTGGTCGTTGCCGACGATGGCAAGCAAATGCTGGGCGAAGCGGTCCGCGCCGCCGGTACCTCCCTTGGCGCGGAAGCGGTGCTGATGGTGATGAGCGAGCGGACAAAGTCGGGAGAGGAGCCGCCCAAGGCTGTCGCTTCGGCAATGGAAGCGACGGACGCCGTTGTCTGCATCACCGAGTATTCGCTTACCCATACCGCAGCACGCAAACGCGCTGCGGCTGCGGGGGCGAGGGTGGCGACGATGCCCGGCGTGACGGAGGATATGTTCCTGAACGGCGCCATCACGGCCGATTACCTGAAGGTCAAGGCCTTGACGGACACGCTTACGGCCAAGCTGAGCGAAAGCCGGAGCGTCCGCATTGAAAAGGCGGGGCACAGCCTGAGCTTCTCGATTGAGGGAAGGAACGGTGTGCCCAGCACGGGACTATATCTGCTGCCGGGCGAATCCGGCAATCTTCCGTCCGGCGAGGCGTATATCGCGCCGGTGGAAGGAACCGCAGCCGGTTCTCTTCTGGCCGACGGCTCCGTGGCGGGCTACGGACCGCTGGCTTCTCCACTGCTGCTGACGGTGGAGCAGGGCCGGCTGACGGCCGCGGAGGGAGACGGCGCGGACGCGCTGCTGTCGATGCTTGGGGAAGGAGACGGCCGTCTGCTCGGCGAGTTCGGAATCGGCACTAATGACAAAGCGCGGATCACCGGCGTTGTGCTGGAGGATGAGAAGGTGTATGGAACTATTCATATCGCCTTTGGCAATAATCATACCTTCGGCGGCCAGGTTTCGGCAGGAGTGCATATTGATATCGTTGTGAAAGAGCCCGATGTCTATCTGGACGGCCGGTTGGTCATTGCGGCAGGCAAGCTGGTTTGA
- a CDS encoding aspartate/glutamate racemase family protein: MLGIIRVITLPDQRDADLHGELIRRRYGLEVTSACIEDQQEGVFDNRTEELAIPKIVLLAGELEKRGCRAIGISCAADPALAECRQAVNVPVLGAGSCAAHLGLASVDKLGVLTILEETPPLISSILGEAYVGMERPEGVVTTLDLRTEAGREASFRSAVKLAERGAEGIVLACTGFATIGFAEELERRLGLRAFDPIYSLGAAAAVCL; the protein is encoded by the coding sequence GTGCTTGGAATAATCAGAGTAATCACGCTGCCGGATCAAAGGGACGCCGATTTGCACGGCGAGCTGATCCGGCGCAGATATGGGCTTGAAGTGACAAGCGCCTGCATTGAAGACCAGCAGGAAGGCGTCTTCGACAATCGGACCGAGGAATTGGCTATCCCCAAGATCGTCCTGCTTGCCGGTGAACTGGAGAAGAGGGGCTGCCGGGCCATCGGCATCAGCTGCGCCGCCGACCCCGCCCTGGCCGAATGCAGGCAGGCGGTGAACGTGCCGGTGCTCGGCGCGGGCTCCTGTGCGGCTCATCTCGGGCTTGCCAGCGTGGACAAGCTGGGCGTGCTGACTATTCTGGAGGAGACGCCACCGCTTATCAGCTCCATTCTGGGCGAGGCTTATGTGGGGATGGAGCGGCCGGAAGGCGTTGTGACCACGCTGGACCTCCGTACGGAAGCGGGCCGGGAAGCTTCCTTCCGCTCGGCGGTCAAGCTGGCCGAACGGGGAGCCGAAGGGATTGTGCTTGCCTGCACGGGCTTCGCCACGATCGGATTCGCGGAGGAACTGGAGCGGCGGCTTGGACTGCGGGCCTTCGATCCCATTTATTCGCTGGGAGCCGCGGCGGCCGTCTGTCTGTGA
- a CDS encoding ABC transporter permease, translated as MSTTSSPGQQESAPKPAGFLRLLLRNRLAAVGLSFIVLWTIAAIVAPWIASYNPYVPDMAAKLQPPGGAHLLGTDNFGRDILSRVLYGARISIWTGLIAVSISFVIGVPLGGIAAYYGGRTEIIIMRLLDVLLSFPSLVLSMAIAASIGAGLFSAMIAVGVVGIPEFGRLMYGQTISLREKEYVEASRSIGVKDRVILLRHTLPNALAPLLVQATLGMGFAILTASSLSFLGLGVKPPTAEWGAMIAEGREYIISGEWWLVTFPGLSIATAILGFNLLGDGLRDVMDPRLRSGK; from the coding sequence ATGTCAACGACAAGTTCTCCGGGGCAGCAGGAATCGGCTCCTAAGCCGGCGGGATTCCTTCGGCTGCTGCTTAGGAACCGCCTCGCGGCGGTCGGGCTAAGCTTTATCGTGCTGTGGACGATCGCCGCTATCGTCGCCCCGTGGATCGCCTCATATAACCCTTACGTCCCCGATATGGCTGCTAAGCTGCAGCCTCCGGGCGGAGCGCATCTGCTGGGCACGGACAATTTCGGCAGAGATATTTTGAGCAGGGTGCTGTATGGAGCGCGGATCAGCATTTGGACGGGACTTATCGCCGTGAGCATTTCGTTTGTAATCGGCGTGCCGCTCGGCGGCATAGCCGCTTATTACGGAGGCCGGACGGAAATCATCATTATGCGTCTGCTCGACGTGCTGCTGTCCTTCCCTTCGCTGGTGCTTTCCATGGCGATAGCCGCTTCCATCGGTGCGGGCCTTTTCAGCGCAATGATTGCGGTGGGAGTGGTCGGCATCCCCGAATTCGGGCGGCTGATGTACGGCCAGACGATATCGCTGCGGGAAAAGGAATATGTGGAGGCCAGTCGATCCATTGGCGTTAAAGACCGCGTCATTCTGCTGCGCCATACCCTCCCCAATGCGCTGGCTCCGCTGCTGGTTCAGGCTACACTGGGTATGGGTTTTGCCATTCTGACCGCATCCAGTCTTAGCTTTCTGGGCCTCGGCGTCAAACCGCCGACAGCCGAATGGGGCGCCATGATCGCGGAAGGCCGCGAATATATCATTTCCGGGGAATGGTGGCTCGTGACCTTTCCGGGTCTGTCCATCGCAACGGCTATTTTAGGCTTCAACCTGCTTGGCGACGGACTCCGCGACGTCATGGACCCGCGGCTCCGATCCGGCAAATAA
- a CDS encoding PucR family transcriptional regulator, whose translation MDKTGITIDEVLEIPILRNARVLAGSQGLNRVVQFIDVMEVPDLKGWVKEGVLMLTTAYAIRDNPSELAGLIRVLDQGGGAALAIKPARFLKGIPQDALDASDETGLPLIEVPSEIPYTDITRPIMEQVLDRQAALLRRSEEVYKTLTTMVLQNSGIQAVSDNVAGLLRAPVAVIDNEGELIVSSPAGLAWDLSRTPLEWTINVDRRNVARLLVDKKELDEMELVGIEQARLVLALELMRNKIVADTEMRLRGNFIDELLTPPVPPRHEVEQRARKLGLNVEHLWEVAVIEGEWAAGEEELLTKRLEEEARIRRVSPHVEFRSNRAVLFLPSMEIKRVEDNRNRFNPWADTLEEWASDKLPGLTGSRIGQGGQKRLWEIYDSYNEARKALNVSRRIGQGRFVICYEEVEIYDLLGNAMEGPEFAELFNRKLGKLRQYDEEHNGDLMRIFLYYLESRGSLIDTSNRLFIHRNSVKYRLERIRDITGFDLNDPREQLVCQLCLIYYYMRVNPVE comes from the coding sequence TTGGATAAAACAGGGATTACGATCGACGAAGTGCTGGAAATTCCCATTTTACGGAATGCCAGAGTGCTTGCAGGAAGCCAGGGATTGAACCGGGTGGTTCAATTCATCGATGTGATGGAAGTACCCGATTTGAAAGGCTGGGTCAAGGAAGGGGTCCTGATGCTGACCACCGCTTATGCCATTCGCGACAATCCTTCGGAGCTCGCGGGATTGATCCGGGTGCTGGACCAAGGAGGAGGAGCCGCGCTGGCCATCAAGCCCGCCCGCTTTCTGAAGGGCATTCCGCAGGATGCGCTGGATGCCAGCGACGAGACGGGCCTGCCGCTCATCGAGGTCCCTTCCGAAATCCCGTATACGGATATTACGAGGCCGATCATGGAGCAAGTGCTGGACCGCCAGGCGGCTCTCTTGAGACGCTCGGAAGAGGTGTATAAGACGCTGACCACGATGGTGCTTCAGAACAGCGGCATTCAGGCGGTCAGCGATAATGTGGCCGGTCTGCTGCGGGCGCCTGTTGCGGTGATTGACAATGAGGGGGAGCTTATCGTCTCCTCGCCAGCAGGCCTAGCGTGGGATCTGTCCCGGACGCCGCTTGAATGGACCATTAACGTAGACCGCCGCAATGTCGCGAGGCTCCTGGTGGACAAGAAGGAGCTGGACGAGATGGAGCTGGTCGGAATTGAGCAGGCCAGGCTGGTGCTTGCGCTTGAACTCATGCGTAACAAAATTGTAGCGGATACGGAAATGCGCCTGCGCGGAAATTTCATCGACGAGTTGCTGACGCCTCCGGTTCCGCCAAGGCATGAGGTCGAGCAGCGGGCCCGCAAGCTGGGCCTCAATGTGGAGCATTTATGGGAAGTGGCCGTGATTGAAGGCGAATGGGCAGCGGGTGAGGAGGAGCTGCTGACCAAACGGCTTGAGGAAGAAGCCAGAATCCGGCGCGTGTCCCCTCATGTGGAGTTTCGCTCCAATCGGGCTGTGCTTTTTTTGCCGAGTATGGAAATCAAAAGGGTGGAGGACAACCGGAACCGGTTTAATCCATGGGCGGACACGCTGGAGGAATGGGCTTCGGACAAATTGCCGGGGCTTACGGGAAGCCGGATTGGCCAGGGAGGACAAAAGCGTCTGTGGGAGATCTACGACAGCTACAACGAAGCGCGCAAGGCGCTTAACGTGTCCCGGCGGATCGGGCAGGGCAGATTTGTCATCTGCTATGAGGAAGTGGAGATCTACGATCTGCTCGGGAACGCGATGGAGGGCCCCGAATTCGCTGAGCTGTTCAATCGCAAACTGGGCAAACTTCGGCAGTACGATGAGGAGCATAATGGTGATCTTATGCGCATTTTTCTGTACTATCTGGAAAGCCGGGGGAGCCTCATCGATACGTCCAACCGCCTGTTTATCCACCGTAATTCCGTAAAATACAGGCTGGAGAGGATCCGGGATATTACGGGATTTGATTTGAACGATCCGAGGGAGCAGCTGGTCTGCCAGCTCTGCCTGATTTATTACTATATGCGCGTAAATCCGGTGGAGTAA
- a CDS encoding ABC transporter permease, which produces MLVYSVRRLGQMIPALLGIILITFILSRVLPGDPAVMLAGEQATPDVIEKIRQDMGLDKPPYSQFFDYIGQLVRGDLGDAYHTGHSVASDFASRFPATVELTLFSILIAILVAIPVGIIAATRKESVIDHISRVFSLIGACVPIFWLGLILIYIFYSKLGWAPPPMGRISGDLNPPTDITGLYVLDSLLSADFVALKSSIIHLLLPAICLSTGTMAIVARMTRSSMLEVIGQDFIRTARAKGLRESIVICKHALINALIPTLTVLGLQFGYLLGGAVITETIFSWPGVGGYITDSILAADYAPIQAFTLVSAVLYCLINLAVDLIYGLVDPRIRYE; this is translated from the coding sequence TTGTTAGTGTATTCGGTTCGCAGGCTAGGGCAGATGATTCCTGCGCTGCTGGGGATTATCTTGATCACCTTCATACTGTCCCGCGTACTTCCCGGAGACCCGGCGGTGATGCTTGCCGGTGAGCAGGCGACCCCGGATGTTATTGAGAAAATCAGGCAGGATATGGGCCTGGACAAACCGCCTTACAGTCAATTTTTTGATTACATCGGCCAGCTCGTGCGTGGTGATCTCGGTGATGCATATCATACCGGACATTCGGTCGCCAGCGATTTTGCCTCGCGGTTCCCGGCTACCGTCGAATTGACCCTGTTCAGCATCCTGATCGCCATTCTTGTAGCCATCCCTGTCGGCATTATCGCCGCAACCCGCAAAGAATCCGTTATCGACCATATCTCCAGGGTGTTCTCCTTGATCGGCGCCTGCGTCCCGATATTCTGGCTCGGTCTGATTCTGATCTACATTTTCTATTCCAAGCTCGGCTGGGCGCCGCCCCCGATGGGACGGATCAGCGGGGACCTCAATCCGCCAACGGACATCACCGGATTGTATGTCCTGGATAGCCTGCTGTCAGCGGACTTTGTCGCTCTAAAGAGCAGTATTATCCACCTTCTGCTTCCGGCCATCTGCCTCAGCACCGGGACCATGGCCATAGTGGCCCGGATGACCCGCTCCAGCATGCTGGAAGTGATCGGCCAGGATTTTATCCGGACGGCCAGAGCGAAGGGGCTGCGGGAGTCGATTGTCATCTGCAAGCATGCGCTGATCAACGCCCTGATTCCGACGCTGACCGTACTCGGTCTTCAGTTCGGTTACCTGCTGGGCGGCGCGGTAATTACAGAAACAATCTTTTCCTGGCCCGGGGTCGGCGGCTATATCACCGATTCCATCCTGGCCGCCGATTATGCGCCCATTCAAGCCTTCACGCTGGTCAGCGCGGTGCTGTACTGCTTGATTAATCTGGCGGTTGATTTGATTTACGGGCTGGTCGATCCGCGGATCCGTTATGAATAA